The proteins below are encoded in one region of Oncorhynchus masou masou isolate Uvic2021 chromosome 15, UVic_Omas_1.1, whole genome shotgun sequence:
- the LOC135555380 gene encoding protein SCO1 homolog, mitochondrial-like encodes MAVGLISYQTLSCRLLNRMISHQSVSTICSFTRALSRKTGSPYTDLSPRTVHGLVNLCGSWTCRTSQWLSFYDSRSFSSLPPPPPSGDKTKKTGPVTWKSLAITFAFGGVLLAGMKYFKKEKEELIERERTKSMGKPALGGPFSLVDQNNKPCKSEDFLSQWVLIYFGFTHCPDICPDEIEKMIEVVDEIDRIQSLPNLTPILITIDPDRDTPEAMGTYVKEFSPKLIGLTGTMAQIDQVSRAYRVYYSQGPKDEDNDYIVDHTIIMYLVGPDGEFKEYFGQNKRSAEISSSIASHMRKYKKGN; translated from the exons ATGGCAGTGGGCCTAATATCGTATCAGACTTTGAGTTGTCGACTGTTAAACCGTATGATTTCGCACCAAAGTGTGAGCACAATCTGCAGCTTTACACGCGCTTTATCGAGAAAGACTGGCTCTCCGTACACAGATCTCTCACCACGGACAGTCCACGGGCTG GTAAATCTATGCGGGAGTTGGACGTGCCGGACATCACAGTGGTTGTCTTTTTACGACTCAAGATCATTCTCATCTTTACCTCCACCGCCTCCTTCTGGTGATAAAACCAAAAAGACAGGG CCAGTGACTTGGAAATCATTAGCAATAACATTTGCATTTGGGGGTGTTCTCCTTGCCGGAATGAAATATTTCAAGAAGGAAAAAGAAGAAT TGATTGAAAGAGAAAGGACAAAGTCAATGGGGAAACCAGCACTTGGTGGTCCATTCTCTCTTGTGGATCAGAATAATAAACCCTGTAAAAGTGAGGATTTCCTCAGCCAGTGGGTTCTTATCTACTTTGGGTTTACACACTGCCCTGACATCTGTCCTGATGAAATCGAGAAAATGATTGAGGTGGTGGATGAAATAG ACAGGATACAGTCTCTTCCAAACCTGACCCCCATCCTCATCACCATTGATCCTGACAGGGACACACCTGAGGCCATGGGGACATATGTGAAAG AGTTCTCCCCTAAGCTCATTGGCCTGACTGGGACAATGGCCCAAATTGACCAGGTCTCTCGAGCCTACAGAGTCTACTACAGCCAGGGACCAAAGGATGAAGACAACGACTACATT GTCGATCACACAATCATCATGTACCTGGTTGGTCCGGACGGCGAGTTCAAAGAGTATTTTGGACAGAACAAGAGGAGCGCTGAGATCTCCTCTTCCATTGCATCACACATGAGGAAGTACAAGAAGGGGAATTAA
- the LOC135554949 gene encoding transmembrane protein 220-like — protein sequence MNEPSEVRCTKTNFSLIIWRVCNVCMSLFFALASYVQINDPDAVLWMVAYAIPANLCLLIAIKPHVTETLLWRRIAKLHMLVSTAVVSMMGWALYKERITNIFQQEEGREFSGLMLILVWLLLCQHSGSSIGALRLSVAVAITIFPFVAWLYYYINKELRTSWPPHCKAAL from the exons ATGAACGAACCTAGTGAAGTTAGGTGCACAAAAACGAACTTTTCTCTGATCATTTGGAGAGTTTGCAATGTATGCATGTCATTGTTCTTTGCTCTAGCAAGTTATGTGCAG ATTAACGATCCGGATGCAGTGTTATGGATG GTTGCCTATGCTATTCCAGCAAATCTGTGTTTATTGATTGCCATTAAACCACATGTAACAG AGACCCTACTTTGGAGGAGAATTGCTAAACTTCATATGCTTGTTTCGACTGCTGTTGTTTCCATGATGGGATGGGCTCTGTATAAAGAGCGCATCACAAATATCTTCCAGCAAGAGGAGGGAAG GGAATTCTCTGGTCTCATGTTGATACTTGTCTGGCTTCTCCTGTGTCAACACTCTGGAAG ttctattggggctctcagactgtctgttgctGTTGCCATCACAATCTTCCCCTTTGTGGCCTGGCTGTACTACTACATTAACAAGGAGCTGAGGACCAGCTGGCCCCCGCATTGTAAAGCTGCACTGTAG
- the LOC135555381 gene encoding dual specificity mitogen-activated protein kinase kinase 4-like isoform X1, with product MEFKHTMATPSPNNSTTSTSHNSNNAGSTGSHHHQSQSQHITTMSSMQESNTCWRCQSETGFQINLSGAPPSKRKALKLNFANPPIKPTTRFTLSTAGPPFQNPHIERLRTHSIESSGKLKTAGGDCDFTAEDLKDLGEIGRGAYGSVNKMVHKPSNQIMAVKRIRSTVDEKEQKQLLMDLDVVMRSSDCLYIVQFYGALFREGDCWICMELMSTSFDKFYKYVYCALDDVIPEEILGKITLATVKALNHLKEYLKIIHRDIKPSNILLDRNGNIKLCDFGISGQLVDSIAKTRDAGCRPYMAPERIDPSASRQGYDVRSDVWSLGITLYELATGRFPYPKWNSVFDQLTQVVKGEPPQLTNSEDRQFSPKFINFVNLCLTKDESKRPKYKELLKHAFILMYEERSVDVASYVCRILDQMPTSPSSPMYVD from the exons ATGGAATTCAAACACACAATGGCGACTCCCAGCCCCAACAACTCAACAACATCTACCAGCCACAACAGCAATAACGCAGGATCTACAGGCTCACATCACCATCAATCCCAGTCGCAACACATAACAACAATGAGCAGTATGCAAG AATCCAACACGTGCTGGAGATGTCAGAGTGAAACAG GGTTTCAGATAAACCTGTCTGGAGCTCCCCCAA GTAAACGCAAAGCACTGAAGTTAAATTTTGCCAATCCCCCGATTAAACCAACGACCAGATTCACTCTGAGTACAGCAGGACCGCCATTCCAGAACCCCCACAT AGAGAGGCTGCGTACGCATAGTATCGAGTCGTCAGGGAAGTTGAAGACCGCCGGAGGCGATTGTGACTTCACGGCTGAGGACCTCAAGGACCTGGGGGAGATTGGGCGGGGCGCTTACGGCTCTGTCAACAAGATGGTGCACAAGCCCAGCAACCAGATAATGGCTGTCAAG AGGATTAGGTCAACGGTTGATGAGAAGGAACAGAAGCAGCTGCTAATGGACCTGGATGTTGTCATGAGGAGTAGTGACTGTCTCTACATAGTTCAGTTTTACGGGGCTCTTTTCAGAGAG GGGGACTGTTGGATATGTATGGAACTTATGTCTACCTCCTTCGACAAATTCTACAAATATGTATATTGTGCTTTAGATGATGTGATTCCAGAGGAAATATTAGGCAAAATTACATTAGCT ACTGTGAAAGCACTTAACCACTTAAAAGAATACTTGAAAATAATTCACAGAG ACATCAAGCCATCCAACATCCTCCTAGACAGGAATGGCAACATTAAGCTTTGTGATTTTGGCATCAGTGGGCAGCTGGTGGACTCCATTGCCAAAACCAGAGATGCAGGGTGCAGACCATACATGGCA CCTGAGAGAATAGACCCAAGTGCTTCCAGACAAGGCTATGACGTCCGGTCAGACGTATGGAGTTTGGGGATAACACTG TACGAGCTGGCGACTGGGCGGTTTCCCTACCCAAAGTGGAACAGTGTGTTTGACCAGTTGACACAGGTGGTGAAGGGAGAACCTCCACAGCTTACCAACTCAGAAGACAGGCAGTTCTCCCCCAAATTCATCAACTTTGTCAATCTGTG CCTTACAAAGGATGAGTCAAAAAGGCCAAAGTACAAAGAGCTTCTG AAACATGCTTTTATTCTGATGTATGAGGAGCGCTCCGTGGATGTTGCCAGTTACGTCTGCAGAATCCTGGATCAGATGCCTACTTCTCCCAGCTCCCCCATGTACGTCGACTGA
- the LOC135555381 gene encoding dual specificity mitogen-activated protein kinase kinase 4-like isoform X2, translated as MEFKHTMATPSPNNSTTSTSHNSNNAGSTGSHHHQSQSQHITTMSSMQESNTCWRCQSETGKRKALKLNFANPPIKPTTRFTLSTAGPPFQNPHIERLRTHSIESSGKLKTAGGDCDFTAEDLKDLGEIGRGAYGSVNKMVHKPSNQIMAVKRIRSTVDEKEQKQLLMDLDVVMRSSDCLYIVQFYGALFREGDCWICMELMSTSFDKFYKYVYCALDDVIPEEILGKITLATVKALNHLKEYLKIIHRDIKPSNILLDRNGNIKLCDFGISGQLVDSIAKTRDAGCRPYMAPERIDPSASRQGYDVRSDVWSLGITLYELATGRFPYPKWNSVFDQLTQVVKGEPPQLTNSEDRQFSPKFINFVNLCLTKDESKRPKYKELLKHAFILMYEERSVDVASYVCRILDQMPTSPSSPMYVD; from the exons ATGGAATTCAAACACACAATGGCGACTCCCAGCCCCAACAACTCAACAACATCTACCAGCCACAACAGCAATAACGCAGGATCTACAGGCTCACATCACCATCAATCCCAGTCGCAACACATAACAACAATGAGCAGTATGCAAG AATCCAACACGTGCTGGAGATGTCAGAGTGAAACAG GTAAACGCAAAGCACTGAAGTTAAATTTTGCCAATCCCCCGATTAAACCAACGACCAGATTCACTCTGAGTACAGCAGGACCGCCATTCCAGAACCCCCACAT AGAGAGGCTGCGTACGCATAGTATCGAGTCGTCAGGGAAGTTGAAGACCGCCGGAGGCGATTGTGACTTCACGGCTGAGGACCTCAAGGACCTGGGGGAGATTGGGCGGGGCGCTTACGGCTCTGTCAACAAGATGGTGCACAAGCCCAGCAACCAGATAATGGCTGTCAAG AGGATTAGGTCAACGGTTGATGAGAAGGAACAGAAGCAGCTGCTAATGGACCTGGATGTTGTCATGAGGAGTAGTGACTGTCTCTACATAGTTCAGTTTTACGGGGCTCTTTTCAGAGAG GGGGACTGTTGGATATGTATGGAACTTATGTCTACCTCCTTCGACAAATTCTACAAATATGTATATTGTGCTTTAGATGATGTGATTCCAGAGGAAATATTAGGCAAAATTACATTAGCT ACTGTGAAAGCACTTAACCACTTAAAAGAATACTTGAAAATAATTCACAGAG ACATCAAGCCATCCAACATCCTCCTAGACAGGAATGGCAACATTAAGCTTTGTGATTTTGGCATCAGTGGGCAGCTGGTGGACTCCATTGCCAAAACCAGAGATGCAGGGTGCAGACCATACATGGCA CCTGAGAGAATAGACCCAAGTGCTTCCAGACAAGGCTATGACGTCCGGTCAGACGTATGGAGTTTGGGGATAACACTG TACGAGCTGGCGACTGGGCGGTTTCCCTACCCAAAGTGGAACAGTGTGTTTGACCAGTTGACACAGGTGGTGAAGGGAGAACCTCCACAGCTTACCAACTCAGAAGACAGGCAGTTCTCCCCCAAATTCATCAACTTTGTCAATCTGTG CCTTACAAAGGATGAGTCAAAAAGGCCAAAGTACAAAGAGCTTCTG AAACATGCTTTTATTCTGATGTATGAGGAGCGCTCCGTGGATGTTGCCAGTTACGTCTGCAGAATCCTGGATCAGATGCCTACTTCTCCCAGCTCCCCCATGTACGTCGACTGA
- the LOC135555381 gene encoding dual specificity mitogen-activated protein kinase kinase 4-like isoform X3: protein MEFKHTMATPSPNNSTTSTSHNSNNAGSTGSHHHQSQSQHITTMSSMQGKRKALKLNFANPPIKPTTRFTLSTAGPPFQNPHIERLRTHSIESSGKLKTAGGDCDFTAEDLKDLGEIGRGAYGSVNKMVHKPSNQIMAVKRIRSTVDEKEQKQLLMDLDVVMRSSDCLYIVQFYGALFREGDCWICMELMSTSFDKFYKYVYCALDDVIPEEILGKITLATVKALNHLKEYLKIIHRDIKPSNILLDRNGNIKLCDFGISGQLVDSIAKTRDAGCRPYMAPERIDPSASRQGYDVRSDVWSLGITLYELATGRFPYPKWNSVFDQLTQVVKGEPPQLTNSEDRQFSPKFINFVNLCLTKDESKRPKYKELLKHAFILMYEERSVDVASYVCRILDQMPTSPSSPMYVD from the exons ATGGAATTCAAACACACAATGGCGACTCCCAGCCCCAACAACTCAACAACATCTACCAGCCACAACAGCAATAACGCAGGATCTACAGGCTCACATCACCATCAATCCCAGTCGCAACACATAACAACAATGAGCAGTATGCAAG GTAAACGCAAAGCACTGAAGTTAAATTTTGCCAATCCCCCGATTAAACCAACGACCAGATTCACTCTGAGTACAGCAGGACCGCCATTCCAGAACCCCCACAT AGAGAGGCTGCGTACGCATAGTATCGAGTCGTCAGGGAAGTTGAAGACCGCCGGAGGCGATTGTGACTTCACGGCTGAGGACCTCAAGGACCTGGGGGAGATTGGGCGGGGCGCTTACGGCTCTGTCAACAAGATGGTGCACAAGCCCAGCAACCAGATAATGGCTGTCAAG AGGATTAGGTCAACGGTTGATGAGAAGGAACAGAAGCAGCTGCTAATGGACCTGGATGTTGTCATGAGGAGTAGTGACTGTCTCTACATAGTTCAGTTTTACGGGGCTCTTTTCAGAGAG GGGGACTGTTGGATATGTATGGAACTTATGTCTACCTCCTTCGACAAATTCTACAAATATGTATATTGTGCTTTAGATGATGTGATTCCAGAGGAAATATTAGGCAAAATTACATTAGCT ACTGTGAAAGCACTTAACCACTTAAAAGAATACTTGAAAATAATTCACAGAG ACATCAAGCCATCCAACATCCTCCTAGACAGGAATGGCAACATTAAGCTTTGTGATTTTGGCATCAGTGGGCAGCTGGTGGACTCCATTGCCAAAACCAGAGATGCAGGGTGCAGACCATACATGGCA CCTGAGAGAATAGACCCAAGTGCTTCCAGACAAGGCTATGACGTCCGGTCAGACGTATGGAGTTTGGGGATAACACTG TACGAGCTGGCGACTGGGCGGTTTCCCTACCCAAAGTGGAACAGTGTGTTTGACCAGTTGACACAGGTGGTGAAGGGAGAACCTCCACAGCTTACCAACTCAGAAGACAGGCAGTTCTCCCCCAAATTCATCAACTTTGTCAATCTGTG CCTTACAAAGGATGAGTCAAAAAGGCCAAAGTACAAAGAGCTTCTG AAACATGCTTTTATTCTGATGTATGAGGAGCGCTCCGTGGATGTTGCCAGTTACGTCTGCAGAATCCTGGATCAGATGCCTACTTCTCCCAGCTCCCCCATGTACGTCGACTGA
- the LOC135555383 gene encoding zinc phosphodiesterase ELAC protein 2-like: MFSMTKVSLPCKYIAWLFVRHTSSSRQQSFACSEHRFPRTIFQFLRTMSTNTTDNQHRASKKPRAPKETLRHVKSREQRKRGVDVHGPATVYAQVVGAGSRDNGASLYVFSEFNRYLFNCGEGTQRLMQEHKLKAARLDNIFLTRMSWENVGGLSGMILTLKDTGVPDVVLSGPPQLEKYVNAIRVFSGPLEEIKLAVRPYTEKQYTDDTMTVSQIPIFAQLREDRSKCSPNSGRSSPSSSPQRRELWRPEDSEDTSTDSRKERATSPGGKTRATRDPSLVVAFICKLHPKKGNFLVAQAKNLGLPVGTAAIGPLIAALKDGKSVTYEGREIHPEEVCTPTDPGPAFIVVECPSEEFVQPICIDQQLSRYQRGGTEDPAALVVHMSPESVLKTDEYKQWMERFPSTTEHLILNEQVCTVHNVRSHKIQTQLNLIHPEIFPELQHYTTKETQAALHVPNVRAECLLKFQLRPKIEWQRDAIPSCDTEEFVKEAAEAPNFLQEVEECKRFRATDAAVLSGRADKYPEVVFLGTGSALPMKIRNVSGNLVNISATQSVLLDCGEGTFGQLCRHYGDSVDETLAKISTVFISHMHADHHTGLLSLLFQRERALATLGKAFSPIYLIAPVQMMTWLNQYHDHCEEILSHVNIVPSKVMCEGAEVSKFKTKAFIQALLKKSDLAKFQTCPVRHCKNAFACSITHQSGWQLVFSGDTMPCDALAHMGKNATLLIHEATLEDGLEDEAMEKRHSTTSQAIGIGMKMNAEFIMLNHFSQRYAKIPLFSEDFNDRVGISFDHMRIRFGDFRILPRLIPPLKALFAEEIGEMEERRGRRELKQMKEAIAESNEEQRTPNEGEAGKGAKREPEETTQDVGSKRLKTN, encoded by the exons ATGTTTAGTATGACTAAAGTGTCTCTACCCTGTAAATATATTGCATGGCTATTCGTAAGACACACATCATCAAGTCGCCAACAAAGCTTCGCATGCAGTGAACATCGTTTTCCCCGGACTATTTTCCAGTTTCTGCGGACAATGTCTACGAACACAACAGACAACCAACATCGGGCATCAAAGAAACCCAGAGCACCCAAAGAAACATTGCGACATGTGAAGTCTAGAGAACAGAGGAAACGTGGAGTGGATGTGCATGGACCAGCCACTGTCTACGCGCAGGTCGTCGGGGCAGGGAGCCGAGATAATGGCGCATCACTTTATGTCTTCTCTGAGTTCAATAG GTACCTCTTCAACTGTGGTGAGGGAACACAGAGGCTGATGCAAGAGCACAA GTTAAAAGCTGCTCGCTTGGACAATATTTTCCTCACTAGAATGAGCTGGGAGAATGTTGGTGGTCTATCAG GGATGATATTGACACTGAAAGACACTGGTGTCCCTGATGTTGTTCTCTCTGGACCACCACAACTG GAGAAATATGTGAATGCCATCAGAGTATTTTCTGGACCACTGGAAGAAATCAAGCTAGCTGTTCGACCTTACACCGAGAAACAATACACAGATGACACGATGACAGTTAGTCAAATACCAATATTTG CCCAGCTCAGAGAGGATAGGTCAAAGTGCTCCCCTAACTCAGGGAGGAGCAGCCCCTCCAGTAGTCCCCAGAGGAGGGAGCTGTGGAGGCCAGAAGACTCTGAGGACACCAGCACAGAtagcaggaaggagagagcaaCCAGCCCAG GTGGAAAAACAAGAGCAACAAGGGATCCGTCTTTAGTTGTGGCATTCATTTGTAAG CTTCATCCTAAGAAGGGGAACTTCTTGGTTGCTCAAGCAAAAAACCTTGGGTTACCAGT AGGCACTGCAGCTATTGGTCCTCTCATTGCAGCTCTGAAGGATGGGAAAAGTGTTACCTATGAAGGAAGAGAG ATCCATCCTGAGGAGGTGTGCACTCCCACTGATCCAGGACCAGCCTTCATTGTTGTGGAGTGTCCCTCTGAGGAGTTTGTTCAACCAATCTGCATCGATCAGCAGCTGAGCAG ATACCAACGTGGAGGAACAGAGGACCCTGCTGCCTTAGTAGTCCACATGAGCCCCGAGTCTGTGCTGAAAACAGATGAATACAAGCAATGGATGGAAAG gtTTCCATCCACCACGGAGCACCTGATCCTGAATGAGCAAGTTTGCACTGTTCACAACGTCAGGAGCCACAAGATTCAAACTCAGCTCAATCTGATTCATCCAGAGATATTTCCAGAGCTCCAGCACTATACAACAAAG GAGACCCAGGCTGCCCTGCATGTCCCCAATGTCAGAGCCGAGTGTCTTCTGAAGTTCCAGCTCAGACCCAAGATTGAATGGCAAAG AGATGCCATCCCCTCTTGTGACACTGAAGAGTTTGTGAAAGAGGCTGCAGAGGCCCCTAACTTCCTCCAAGAAGTAGAGGAGTGCAAGCGGTTCCGTGCGACTGATGCTGCAGTGCTGTCTG GGCGGGCAGACAAATACCCAGAGGTGGTCTTTTTAGGAACTGGATCAGCTCTTCCTATGAAGATCAGGAATGTTAGTGGTAACTTGGTCAACATCAG TGCCACTCAGTCAGTGCTGCTGGACTGTGGAGAGGGCACCTTTGGCCAGCTGTGCCGACACTACGGGGACAGTGTGGATGAGACACTGGCAAAGATCTCAACTGTCTTCATCTCTCACATGCACGCGGACCATCACACA GGATTGTTGAGTTTGCTGTTTCAAAGAGAGAGAGCCTTG GCAACACTTGGGAAAGCCTTCAGCCCCATCTATCTGATAGCCCCTGTCCAGATGATGACCTGGCTCAACCAGTACCATGACCACTGTGAGGAGATCCTCAGCCATGTCAA CATTGTCCCTAGCAAAGTCatgtgtgagggggctgaggtgtCCAAGTTCAAAACCAAGGCATTCATCCAAGCGCTGCTGAAGAAATCTGATTTAGCAAAG TTCCAGACTTGTCCGGTGCGTCACTGTAAGAATGCCTTTGCCTGCAGCATCACTCATCAGTCTGGCTGGCAGCTGGTCTTCTCTGGGGACACAATGCCCTGCGATGCCCTCGCACATATGG GAAAGAATGCAACTTTACTTATTCATGAAGCCACATTGGAAGATGGATTGGAGGACGAGGCTATGGAGAAGAGACATAG TACCACCTCCCAGGCCATCGGTATTGGCATGAAGATGAATGCTGAGTTCATCATGCTGAACCACTTCAGCCAGCGCTATGCCAAGATCCCCCTCTTCAGTGAGGACTTCAACGACAGAGTGGGAATATCTTTTGACCACATGAGG atTCGGTTTGGAGACTTTAGAATCCTCCCCAGACTCATCCCGCCCCTCAAAGCCCTGTTTGCCGAGGAGAtcggagagatggaggagaggagagggaggagggagcttAAACAGATGAAAGAAGCCATTGCTGAAAGCAACGAAGAGCAGAGGACACCCAATGAAGGCGAGGCGGGCAAAGGTGCCAAACGAGAGCCAGAGGAAACAACACAGGACGTGGGAAGTAAGAGACTCAAAACAAACTAA